One Paroedura picta isolate Pp20150507F chromosome 16, Ppicta_v3.0, whole genome shotgun sequence genomic region harbors:
- the LOC143826171 gene encoding galactoside alpha-(1,2)-fucosyltransferase 2-like has protein sequence MHFPKRPTFSPSCLLVGLFFLSLVSISTFWHLQRNNSNWWLWTVWVGNTSDLPRCEQTIPKVSVTHMDRGMWTVNSIGRLGNQMGEYATLYALAKLNGHQAYILPAMHRYLAPIFKLTLPMIPSELVGKIPWRKYGLHNWMSQEYRHIEGKYVQLTGYPYSYTFYHHLRHEIRQEFTFHDYIKEDANRYLLQIREQRKTVTYMGVHVRRGDYVHVMPNRWKGVVADKSYLDKAMNYFREKYHDAVFVVVSNGMAWCKENMNASRGDVYFAGDGRESSPERDFALIAHCNHTIMTIGSFGIWASYLAGGETIYLANYTLPDSPLLKVFKPSAAFLPDWIGIPADLSPLLSKS, from the coding sequence ATGCATTTTCCAAAAAGACCTACCTTCAGTCCATCGTGCCTTCTGGttggcttattttttttaagccttgtGTCCATCTCCACCTTTTGGCACCTGCAGAGAAACAATTCTAACTGGTGGTTGTGGACAGTCTGGGTCGGAAACACATCTGACCTCCCAAGGTGCGAACAAACAATTCCAAAGGTATCCGTTACGCACATGGATAGAGGGATGTGGACGGTGAACTCAATTGGGCGTTTGGGGAATCAGATGGGAGAATACGCCACCCTCTACGCCTTAGCCAAACTTAATGGCCATCAAGCCTACATCCTTCCTGCCATGCACCGGTATCTAGCACCAATATTCAAGCTCACTTTGCCTATGATCCCTTCTGAACTGGTTGGCAAGATTCCCTGGAGGAAGTACGGTCTCCATAATTGGATGTCACAGGAGTACCGTCACATTGAGGGCAAGTATGTGCAGCTCACAGGATACCCTTATTCTTATACCTTTTATCACCACCTCCGCCATGAGATACGTCAGGAGTTCACCTTCCATGACTACATCAAGGAGGACGCCAATAGATACCTTCTGCAGATACGGGAACAGCGCAAGACGGTAACATACATGGGAGTGCACGTCCGGAGGGGGGATTATGTTCACGTGATGCCCAACAGATGGAAAGGGGTAGTGGCTGACAAAAGTTACTTGGACAAAGCCATGAATTACTTCAGGGAGAAGTACCACGACGCTGTCTTCGTGGTCGTCAGCAATGGGATGGCTTGGTGCAAGGAAAACATGAATGCTTCCAGAGGAGATGTTTACTTTGCTGGTGATGGGCGGGAATCATCTCCAGAGAGGGATTTTGCTCTTATTGCTCATTGCAACCATACAATAATGACCATTGGGAGTTTTGGCATCTGGGCCAGCTACCTCGCTGGGGGAGAAACTATTTACTTGGCCAACTACACCCTCCCGGACTCACCGCTCCTCAAGGTCTTTAAGCCGTCTGCAGCCTTCTTGCCTGACTGGATTGGGATCCCTGCGGACCTTTCTCCTTTGCTGTCCAAGTCATAA